DNA from Rhinatrema bivittatum chromosome 1, aRhiBiv1.1, whole genome shotgun sequence:
aaagttacgcctgctgaaagcaggcgtaaatttgcgcgtgtcgccggcagccccgctccgtcctccggtcccgggggcgtggtccggaggcctcgaccacgcccccgggccggcatcacgcccctgggcccgcccccgaaacgccgcggcccgCCCCCGgccacacctcctccctccccatttcgaaagccccgggatttacgcgtgtcctggggctttacgcacgccggcctatgcaaaataggcgagccggcgcgcgcaggggttttaaaatctgccccaaagtgtcataatgcctctatctctccatggtgagaccgcatcttaaGTAtagtatacaattctggtcaccacatctcaaaagagagttgcactggggaaggtacagagaagggtgaccaaaatgataaaggggacggaatggctaaagaggttagggttgttcagcttggcgaagagatggctgaggggggatatgatagaggtctttaaagtcataagaggtctagaatgggtaaatatgaatcggttatttactctttcggataatagaaggactagggggcacgccatgaagttagcaagtagcacatttaaaacaagtcagagaaaattctcactcactgcacaattcagctctggaatttgttgccagacaatgtggttagtgcagttagtgtagctgggtttgaaaaaaaggtttgtataagttcttggaggagaaatccattaacctctattaatcaagctgacttagggaatagccattgctaatgctagcatcagtagcatgggatctacttaatgtttgggtacttgccagattggccactgttggaaacaggatgccaagcctgacccagtatggcaacttatgttcttatgcatatttggttcagttcatctgacacgtcactcttgaaaaccatctccagaatcggtatttctccaacatcctcattaataaacacagggaagataaggccattgcaaaaggactaaattctttgcttctaagagcccctttaacccctcagtcatctaatggtccaaccaactccctcagttttcctgctttgaatatatattttttaaaaagttgagattttgcatctatggccaacttcatttcaagttcttagcctgtcttatcaatgttttacaattaacttgacaatgcctgtgctttttcctattttcttcagatggattcttttcccaatttttgaagaatttttttttttttttttagctaagatagcctttcacctcaccttttattcatgccggtaatagttttgctttccttccacatttcttaatgtgtggaatacatctggactgcgcgtctaggattgtatttttaaacaatgtccatgcctgttgtacacttaggtgcagttgcacctttcagtttttttcttactagttttcctcattttatcaaggtttccctTTTGAGAAATGTAATgttagagcagtagatttacACAGTGGCTACCCTGCAAACCAGGCCCATTTGCGACACGTGAGGACTGGCGTTCATGCCTGACCTAGATCAATCAGCAGAGCTCAGATAAAAATCAGTGAAAGCTAAATTAACACCAAAAGCCTCAGCTGTTCTCAAACACAGAGGAAAGAGAGTCGGCCTTGCACATCTACTTACTTCTGTTGCGTTTCACCAGACTTGATCCGTATGCGTCGGACGTGGAGCTCTTTGTTCGCAACGTCATTCTTTGACCAGTAGTAGCTCTTCAGCTCTTTCCACAGAGTGTACCAGGTCTGACTCGATCCCTCCCAGGAGAGTTTGATTTTTAGAAGGTCACCAACGTCCTCCTCAGTGTGCACCAGAAAGGTGTTGGTGACGTTGAAGCCGATCTGTTCAGGTCTGCAGGTTAAACAGAGCCACATTATTGATTGACAGCTCCTGTCCTCAAAAGGGAGAAGTCCCAATGCCACATTCCTGCTTCCTACTGTTGGCTGATGGGTATCCATGGAAAACTGGTGACAAGGTCAGGAATGCCAGCCCAGCCAAAAGCCAAACCACAGTCCCTTCAGATCACACCCACAGCACTGATCATCTGCTTCAATATTAGAGGTAAAGCTAAAAACCTGTGGGCTATACTGCTCTGTGTTCTGAAGTTCATATATTGGAACCAAaatttctcttcctctctttAATCtttaacaaaaagtaacaaacatTACCATCAAAACTGAGACACAAGAGTACAGATGTTTCATAGAGTTGTAAACTACTAATAACATTTTTCTAATTGATGGGATTGCTTTATACATCttgcaaaatgagaaaaattagtCATTAGAAAACTCCATAAGTAAAATTCAAGAGATTCACTTCAATTATAAGTCTAAAATAACCACACCCGTTTGAGCCTCATCTAGAGCAGaaaggagcaaaaaaaaacaaaacaaaaccatgcTATAAAAATAAATCCTATTTGTACTATTTTAACTTAAAATCTCAAATCTGGGGAATTGTTTGCATTAACAAATCACTGCTTTTCAACCCTGAATCCAGGCATGGCTTCCAGATTGCCTTCACATTTAAGTAGCTCTCTAGTTTCCTGAATTAGTTTCCCCATGCCAAACAGCTCCCCAACCGTTTGAGGTAGGTCGCTCAAAGAGGGTTTAGATTAGTCACAAGACCTTGGGATCAGTCACCTGAGTGCCATTAAGTGGTTCAGTAACAGAGGCCCCACTGTAAGGTTACTACTTCTGTTACGCTAACTGCTACACAAACCACGTATCACATGCACGAGAATGTTCGCATGCACTAGTTTCCTCACTCTGCAGATGTTATCAACCCAACCATTCAAAGACCAATGCAGCTGATGTAAGTTACCTACTGGGGGCTGCTTCACATGATTTGAAATTTTTATCTAGTACTTTAGAGACTGTACATCAGGGGTCCCCTAAAGTAAAGCCCGCCGAGCTTGTTTCTGTGGACAACCATGCTTTTCCTTCATATGACTAAATTCAACTTgtgaaattattatttattttttttaaaacacagcagcAAGGCTGGTAGGGTTTCCCAGGCCCAAAGAGCCACCAGACCTGAGCCCAAGAATGAGCTACTGGTGGGGAGGTGAGGGCTAGCCAGCAGAAGAGCCACTGGACCAGCACTGGTGAAGGGCACAGGCTATACCAGtttatgatgggggggggggggggaggggaatgagagtgaaGCAGAAGGGAGTGTGGAGGGGATGGGGAAAAATGGATGGAAGTAGAGCACAGGAGAGAGAGTATGGCAGGGGGATGTGAGTGGGACCCAAACGCATCACccttcctcactctcccccccccccaccccttcctgggagggggggagaggagaggaaggtgCTGGGGTTCCCGAGGGTGTGGCAGggctgccagcttcctagaaatgtTTCTCCTGACTGCCCTACTTCTATCAGAACCTTCCAGAGTATTTCAAAGTCACCGAGTAGGCGGGACTCCAAGGGACAGCCCCGCCTCCCCCAGCCCTCTCTGCAGTCTGAATGCAGAACGGAGCCCTATGCTTAAGGTTTAGGGACCCCACTGCATACAGTGGTTGTACAGACTGTATCAGAACCATGCTACATTTCAAAGGTTTTCGCATGCATATATATTTGCCTTTACAGCACTTGCCAGAAGAGAGATGCTTTTTCACAAGTGCACAGACTGAGTTACAGGCTGTTGGCTTTTTATTTCTTCCAATTTATCTCAAGATCTGGGAGGTGAAGTCTTTAAAATGTGAAACTTTGCAAAGACAGGAcagtttgccccccccccccccccccccccgttaggaGAGCAGCCCCATTTTTTTCTTGCTATGTACTGCATGTTAATAAAGTTTTACGGACTGAATCTTATTTCCACCCAAAACTCAAGCTGCCCctctgtttcaaaaaaaaaaaaaaaaagcattcactACTTGTTCTTTATTTTAGCCATCGATTACCTACCACCTGTGCCATCAATAAAATTCTCCAGTTAGGGCTTTTTTCAGCTCCTACACAGAGATGCAAGACCCAGAAATAAAGTTTCTAGTGCCTGCTCTGCAGCTTCATAGCAATAGAGAGTCCTGGctggaaggtgcttcatgtattcAGTACGGCTAGATGTGAAGACCCTGAATCTACTGCAATAAAAGCTAAAaagaagctttaaaaaaaagaattgttgaCAGGGTAACTTACATTTCCAGAGAAAGTGGGCGAGAATCATTGTTTGTGCCATAGAGGGTAACCGAAAATGTGGGCTCATTATCTCCCAGGTCTTTGTAACTGAAGATGTGCATTTTCATCTGGTAATGGTAAACTGGAAGAGGAACACACAAAAACCCAAACGGTTTGAGGACACTGCCAGTTAATTCCATGGTAAACACAGGAAGTGCAAAATTATAGCTGGAAGAGAATGCCAGAGTCTGCCTTTCAGCCCAGAGCACGAAGTATTCCACTTTCCTGCCATGAAtttgagaaatatatatatatataaataaataaatacaaagtctCTTCCCTCCAGCACTGCCGTGTCCTGGAACTTAAACCTGCTGTTTTGTTCCTTTGTAGAGCAACTTCAGAATTATGCAAAGCAGAAGCTATTCAGAGCTATTGCAAGAGGTTTGTGATCCAAGAATGATCCTCTGACACTCCTGCAAGGATCCAGAGCTACTGCACACTTGGTACTGGtaatgggtgtgtgtgtaaggttttatggttcttatggcctggattggccactgttggaaacaggatgctgggcttgatggacccttggtctgacccagtatggcatgttcttatgttcttataccagaCACAAGACTCACAGAAAATTTAGTAATACGATTATAGGAAGTGAATAATTGCCACAGTATGTGTGTCTGGGAAGGAGGCATGCATAAGACCCCTCCTTGCCTGTGTAACAATCTTACAAGGCTTGTATACATTTTTTCTAGTTacctttgccaagtattgatcatttctaaatgtGTCATTCTGACCTGACTTATCCTCCCCTAAACCCACCTGCACCCGTCTGTTCTCCTTCTTGCTTATAGGTCCCACTTTCcatgctatttcttcatctccctgcAATACTTTGTAGAAGGACATAGATCATCTCTTATCAGTCTGTTCTCCTTTGTAGTGGAACCTCATATGGCCCTGCCAGAGGTCCTTTACTTCTTGCTGACCCAGGCCCACATTCTGGAGTTGCAATTAGCTGCATTCTTTACAGCAAACAGCATAGCACGTATTGGACATGTGCTGGCACAGGCTTAGCAAGGTCTAAGTACAGCAGTCCAGCAGGCATAATTATACAGCTGGGGCAGGGATCTGCTACAGAATTGTGCCTCGCCCAATTACAGCTTTGGTAGCTGCAGCTGCAAGTGAGggacgggaaaaaaaaaaagcctcacatGAGGCCCATACTTTTATCCAGATGTGAGCTGatgcttccctcttccccctcccccccccaaaaaaaaaaaatacactggtATTTGTTGCTTTTTGTGTGAAGAAACAGCACTGTGAAGCCCATGGGAATTAAAAATCCGGACTCTGTGTTTTAACCTGCAAAATCATCTGAACCATGGCTTCATCCCCAAATAAGACATTGACAGGCCAGCTCTGGCTGTCGCATCTGTGAGATTCCTCAGATGGACCGGCTTCTCGCCAAATGGCAGCATCCGTTTCCAAGATGCAATGTTCCCCCATTGGAAGGGCTTCGAGTTTCAGCAGAACTCCTGTGCCTGGGTGAGACGGGAGAGTCTGTCAGGCTTTGAACGGAGCTAAGGTAGCTAGCGTCTCTCTCCTTGTGGAGGGCATCAgcgcagggcttcccaaacccgtCCTGGGAGCCtgtcaggatagccacaatgaatattgcatgagataggtttgcatacagtggagagaCTGTGTATACACACATCTGATTTCCTGCATATTCCtcctggatatcctgaaaagctgcctggctgtgggatccccaggacaagtttggggaAACCCCGATCCAGTGGCGCTCTCCATCTGCAGGACCAGGAGAAGGTGGCTGTCacccagggaaggggggggggggggggggggtgtcggccAGGCCTTGCTGGGAGGAAGGTGTCCAGGAGAGGAGGGGCGCCTGGATTTCCAGCATGTATTCAGAAGAGTAAGACTATGTTCTCAGGGACAATAAACTCCTGCACTGAGGAAGGGTCCTGCAAGTGTACCCAACTGAGAAAAAGATCAACCAGAAGCTTCACATGGAACATGAGAAGAGGGAGCAGAGAAAGATATGCAAGACTACCTGCTCCACCAGCAAGGTACAGAGGGGGACGACACCCAGGGAGGAAGGGTGCCTAGCCAGAAGAGCTTGCTTCTTTGGAGTTCCTGGGCAGCGTATGGAAGGATAACAAGCTTGTTTTTTTGTGAGCTGTTTCTGGGACCTTGTTTTTACTGCTGGTATGAGCAGGTGACAAGTTTTTGAACAGATCGGAGCTTCAGCCTGGCTGAACAAGGGCAGAAGTGACCCAGAGCGAAGAAAGCCACAAAgaccttggaaaaaaaaaaaaaaagtgggaggtACGTCATGAGGCCTTGCGTGCTCCGTGACATTCCCCATGTGTTCCTGTGCCCGAGTGCCGACCAGGCCAAAGGCTACAATTAGAAAGGGTAGGAGAAAACCGCAGTTAGCCTGCACTCTGATTCCTCCGGAGCGATAGAGATCCTTGccaaagaaaaatgattttttttttttgagagactgTAGTACGACTGTCATAACGGTTGtttcctgctaaaaaaaaaaaatccatgcataGCTCACACAATCCCAGCTGATACCACCTAGAGGGTTATAACTATCACAGTAATTTAAAATGTCTACAGTCCCAAAGGGAAAAAATCGCCAAGCGAGAACTCTCCAGCTTCAGCACCTATTCGGCCCTCACGTCTGCTGGAAGGCGCGTTATTCCGCTCTCCCGCCTCACCTTTGAACGGCATATCCGCCCTGGTCATCAGGTACATCTTGCTGCTGCGCTGGCTCCTGGACTTCCTGGCGTTGTAGCCAATGGCGTTGCAGCGGTTCTTGCGGCAGCTCAGGCAGATGCCCTTCTTGAAGCGATGCGAGCTGGCGCAGCGGAAGGCAAAGCTCTCCTTGTCCCTGTTCACCAGGGAGTCCACGAAGAGGTGCACGGCGCGCTCGTGCTCGCACCTCACCGCCTCCCCGATAGCTGTGAAGAGGGAAAGGTTgttagagagggggaggggaaaagctTTTTATCCACAACCAGCGGTTCAAAGGGTGGAGCGCAGAGAACCAAATTAAAAgtatgtttaaaagaaaaaagaaaaatggtggCTCGTGAGCATTTTCCCCCCCCTAACAGCAGCAGAGAgacaaatattttaataaaataataaagttaaGTTGTCTGCTTATAACATAAGTGCTAAGTGGAATACAAAAACATACAATCAAGATACAAATTTATAtcataataaaattaaagaaaagaaacttagaATATTAAAATGAACACATTCATGTTTATAATGTTTCCTCTTATATGAAAgccagtttatttaaaaaaaaaaaaatgaactactTGCTCCAGAAGTACAGAGCTAGATTTAAGGGTGCCCTTAGGCAGTGGACTGGGAGCAGAAGATTTCACCCCTGAAAAATCAAAAAGCAGCAGGGGGTGCTTCCTGATTTCTGGATACCTTCACAACTGAGTGGCCTAGGCATGAGACTGTCGCCTGTCCCTGAATCCAGCCCCGACAGGAAGCAAGAAATGATTGAACCAtcacaaaaaaagtttttgaCAAGCCTGGCAGCAGTTTAGTAGGCATCTCGTGGCAGTCAAACCTGCTTTCCTAACAAGACAAGCCCCTCTAGCCTCTCCTGTTATCAAAGTACCCTCATTCTTTAGGACTTTACACCAATGCCAGAAGACTCTCCAACCATACAATAGCAAACCATGCCATCAGAGTAGCAACTTGCACAGTTTGACAGATTGGAGTGTGCTAGGGATTATCTGCACTCTGGATGCTCCGAGCAGGGAATACCCACTCATTAAGTTGAGCAGTAAAAccagcactaaccctgcagcacCGAGAAGAGCCTTGCCCTATTCGGTataaaacatatattttttttaatttttaaatctgtttcttcctgctcttctgGGCTTGTAGCTTAAAATTGGAAACCGCGCAGGAATCTGGCCTTCATTCACTTTTTCCCTACCTCTTCCCATCTTTCTGTTAAGAGTCCTCAGCTGAAACCCTACAataatcatgggccctaaatccatcTACTGGGTATGAACATTGTGAGATGACCGACTCCCTCCTCCTGCAGCAACCCCCAGTCCCACAGGGAGAATGCAAAAGTCTGAGCCAGAATGGACCCCACTCTGCTGTGTAATGAGAACACCATTCACAGGGAGCTATACCGGCCTTTTTTAAAGGGGAAAAGCAAATGCTGAACAAAAGCTTCCCTAAGCTCCAgtctacaaaatattttttttcaggaaTGTTTAACTTGAGGTTTATTTGTTGTGGTTGTATTACTATGCTATTGCTGTTCCGTTTTTAGATTATCACAAAATATATTGTTTGTACCCTTTATTACAGCGAGGACAAACTATCAAGTTTTATTATATTTCTGAATGTCAGTGGAAGAAAATGCTGTGCTGATGAAAGATGGGGAATAGTTAAGACCAATGTGGTctagccagtctgcccaggaaggtGTTCGTTATTTTAGCTTGTATGTTAAGATTGTCTCTTATATCATGCAAGTCTGAAAGTAAATAAAATTAAGTGGTAATAACTACGCATGTAACTTGTCCCTAAAACTATTTCCAAGTTTTATTCCTTGTTCAGAGTTAGTATCAGATTGTCTTAAAAACACTTCCCATCTAATTGCTATGGATGAAAAGGCCTTATTTCTCcttgataatttaaaaaaaaaaaaaagggggggttatggattttattgaattttttggtttatatttatttgttttatttactggACTTCACCAAGCATGACTGTTATAGGtgaattataaatattttaataaaaccTGTAAGTTATTTGGGTCAGGTCCATTTTaaagaaaggagggaggggaagcaggTGAGAATCACATGagcaatgtattatccatttcAAGAACTTACTTCCATATGCTATGGCTCCCAGAATATCACTTAGTCCACAGCCCGGTTGATAGTCTCCCCCGTTGGGATAGATATCAATATGCCCCACAGGCATCTGGATCCCGATGCTGACCCCCAAAGTCTCCCGTGTATACGTGTGAAGCACATCCACAAAGCCTGCGTCATCGGGGGACAGGCGCTTGTGAGGAGCCACCCCTTCAAACATGGGCCCGGCTGGATCCAAACCTACAGGACACAACAGCAATATCGTCAACTAAGGCACTAGCCATTTCATTTTTAAGAGCAGAATTTATAATGAAAATATCggggctcacacacacacacacaatctgcaCCAGGCAGACGTTTGCAGAAACTGCTTTGGCTTTATGGGCCACATCAGATTAAATCTTAACCGACTAAAAGACAAAACCTGTGGCGTCTGTGGTGCACCCTTACCACTGTGGGGAATGGGGCTGCCAATAAACCAGAGGATGACCCCTCAGCTGGTGCAGGGTTTCTATCACTTACAAATCTACCAcctctactttaaaaaaaagtgtcagttTCACTTTTAGTACAAAAGTGAAGGCTTTGAAGAAGTTCCTCCTGCCATTATAGGCCTAGGTACACAGAGAGGTTATGCCAGGAGGAATACAGAAGTATAAGGCGTGAACTCTGAGAAGAGATTCTTAATAGCAGGAAGCGtgggcattatttaaaaaaaaagtgcacttttcataaaaaaaaataaaatataaaaacctaTGAAAAATAGAAAGTAGAGCCAGAATCAAAGTCTGAGAGGAAGCAAGCCCAGAACAGGCATGTTATTCCCAGGACAGCACGTGAACAGAAGCCGGGGAGACCTTGCTGGCTCGTGACCTGCCGAGTGCTGCAGGCTGGAGCTGCTTTCTCAATATTAATCTCGTGCGAAGAGCGTGGGTCGGTCAGAACCGTGCATTTGTTTGCCACAATCATGCACCAACAGTCACTAATATTTTACTTAAATGCTCCAAGGCTGCACATTGTAGGCAGCATGGCGACATTCTTCTAGCAGCGGAGGCAGGGCATTGCTGAAAAGCCCAAACTGTTCAGCGTAGCTAAATACAAGCCATTTGAAATTCACTAAAGGGTTTAGGGTATAACTACAAAGTGACaacaatggagaaaaaaaaaaaaaagttattcagcGCCACAAAGTGTGTATCAGGACTATGGGCAGGGCCAATTCTGCCTTGCAGAGTGAGTAAAGTTCTTGATCAGGCCCATCTGAAGGGTGGCATATTCCTTTACTGAACTTGGCCTGCTATAGAGTTGAGAAGGTGGAAGTTAAAAGATCTTCAAAATAAGTTTAACAGCCCTGGAGCATACAGAgcctcaatttttattttttttttaaataaagatgtcCTACCCCACTTTCGGGTAGAATGATCAGACCAGATTATATAGATTAGATACGTGAATTAACcgtcacacacaaaaaaaaaaacccaaacagctgGGCCTTACCATCTTCAGCAATTCAAAAATCTATTTGAATGATCCTAATTCCCATGCTTCAATGCAAGCAAAACTAAATCTCTTGCCCAAAAATGCAGAAGTCAATAAATTGTTCTCTGTAGATCTCAGGCAGAAAGAAGGAAGAATAAAGTGATCAGATAATGGAGAAGGAGCCAGACCTACCTGTAATTCGTCCAATTGTTCCATTCACATAGCTACCAGCA
Protein-coding regions in this window:
- the LIPG gene encoding endothelial lipase, which gives rise to MQIFVLLLWLGFVYCLPGGDSSQLDKEGLLKDDTITELLKEENEPVVTRKHPVKFNARFSLDLDAEGCFLSAGQDKSIEDCKFNLTAKTFFIIHGWTLSGMFESWLQKLVQALQEREQDANVVVVDWLSLAHQIYPDAVNNTKAVGKDIAKLLDWLQERLHLSLENVHLIGYSLGAHVAGYAGSYVNGTIGRITGLDPAGPMFEGVAPHKRLSPDDAGFVDVLHTYTRETLGVSIGIQMPVGHIDIYPNGGDYQPGCGLSDILGAIAYGTIGEAVRCEHERAVHLFVDSLVNRDKESFAFRCASSHRFKKGICLSCRKNRCNAIGYNARKSRSQRSSKMYLMTRADMPFKVYHYQMKMHIFSYKDLGDNEPTFSVTLYGTNNDSRPLSLEIPEQIGFNVTNTFLVHTEEDVGDLLKIKLSWEGSSQTWYTLWKELKSYYWSKNDVANKELHVRRIRIKSGETQQKFTFCAEDDLQNTKITPGKDLYFLKCRDGWEVKNRKRIHS